From Lucilia cuprina isolate Lc7/37 chromosome 4, ASM2204524v1, whole genome shotgun sequence:
ACACCACTTAAgaagggagggtatattgggtttgtgctgacgtTTGTAATGCACAATTATATTGGTCCTATTAAAATGATTAACATAGGTgcattatttaacctagcctccatatactcgtatatcgacaaaaaactacaaaaccaagttctagcCTTAATGACCcccatgaactttataattatagggcctcatttgaccctataaaGAGCctactttcaaaatttaacttaaatatccacagttttattaaacaataaatagcttaagtatatctgagacaaggtacaattcataaatgcattaattattaaatacacTTACTTCCGTCATTGTTATGCCAAAAACATACTTAAGATCCTAAACATATCAACACTTTACCATAGTGGTGGTGGTCTGGTATGTAAGTACTTAAATACTAATCGGacatatttacacacacactcacatacaAACTGTCAtatgataattaaaattttacacatctTGCCGTATTATAATCAAATGTAAGTTGATATTAAACTTAAACTATTGTCACCTTCTTTACAGAGGAGTTTAACTGCAGATACATATGTAGTACCTACTTATAGTATTTTATGTGACAATTATGTACATTAGGTTGGCAACGCTTAAAAATgtgaagtttattttatttacaaaataacatCTCTTAATAATAGACCATCCTAATAAAGatgtgtatgtacgtatgttacTATATGCTAGAACTTATATGAATGACTCTACTCTTTGTCCAAACCACAACATTTTGTAGTAAAGTCACTCAAGTGTCCTATACGATTTTCATACATTCTTACTTACATATATTAtaaatgtctgtccgtccgtctgtctgtgaaATTATCTAAAGTGCAAATACCTCTTGAGGCACTTGAAGATGATTGTCTTTGTTGTTGGGGCTGCTGCTGCTACTATTTTTGTCTGGAGTATATACTGCAACAAGGTGTTGCATTTGAATTACTTGTCataaaatatttgagaaaatagAATTAACTAAATGAAGATGCATTTAgctgtgatatttataaaactattttgatGATATACAAAAGTACATCATTAACACAtaccacatacatatgtagcttGTAGACACGTTTGGATATTAGTATAACCCCAGGAAAAAACTAATATTGAAAAGTAAAGagttaaaatactaataaaCCTCCTTTCACTACTTCCTCATTagtattttaactcattattttaacacggtgatgtcattagaggcaagtacttctacgctcgcttacaaatagggagttgaagaagtatattttgcttacaaagaagttgttaagtaagttgttttgtttttaataataaaaaggagccagtgggaatacgaaccagggacttcggtagaatgttctactcactgcaccactgCTCGAAGTAATGCAAAAGGCAATTAAATAGTCATTGAAATGGATgtggttatggaagtacaacccatcACCGAGTTTTTGCTGTAATCTTATGTAAAAGaatctgaaaattttaactGATTTCCAACTGAGATATTTATCGCTTGTTTTAgatttattacgcacattttccataaaaattccaacaataaatcatcaataactttattaagcatttatgaatatggaggTTAATATTTATTGGGATCAAGGGTAGTATAAGCTGTTAAAAATCTGGATAGAACATTGTTAAGATCGACCTGATCGAAGAACTACCAAAATATTCAGCATGACAACGCTCGGGTACATGTTGCGAAAGTTTTTAACAACTTTCAGACGCTCAGATTTTCACCGTTTGACTACGAATGCTATGAGTAGGATTCATTAAAAAGCGGGAAATTTGACAGAGAATGAGATAAGCCGAAGTGTAAAAAATCGTATTTATAGCCCTGACAATCAATCCAAATATTCATGATTCTATGGTGAGACCAAAAGGGACGACCTAAATTCTATTAGGAATTAATGATGTCTTGCCAGAACATAAAAGGAAACGAGGTGATTCACTAATGCTTTAGTTGGACATGGCCTTGGAAACCTTTCCTGTATTCTTTACACCCTGTCAACCTTccttgtgttcttttttttacaagtaTTGTGGATTTACCTTCCGTagtacaaaattattattattatttaaataccaCATGAAAACCTTCGCTCTATAGAGACATACAACCAAATAGATCCAAAAATATGAATGCCCTTTATGATGCTTAAagatatttctatatttatcgGACCTGATGTCACCAATCATTAGCTTCTTATGTTACTCTGTTTGTTATTTTCCCGTTATTATCATAATCTCGTCCATCAGTCGCATACAAATTTTTATCCGAATGATGAAATAAGTCTACCAATGCATAAGTTTCTTCCAACATTACTTTTTATTTGACCTATTTTCTGGAACTTTATACAACTTTAACTAAGCATTTGCTTTCGTTCTGCTTACAAAAGAATCAGAAGATTTAACTTTACGATCTGTTTTTATAATAGAAGTCTTTTGTGTTTGGTAGTCTTATTTTGCCTTAACAATATCTACTAGACCTTTATTCCTTCCTGATTCTGGGTTTCTTTCAATGTTCAAAACTTCTTTAAACCTTGAGATCTtttattgaaaagctttttttctcaAGAGTCCATTTTGAAATTGGAATCGTGATCAAGTTTATGAACTAGTTTCTTGACTTATgtgtagactagtctttagtaaGACTATTCCTTGGAATTGTATATTGTTAGTAGTAAGTGTTAGTTAGTAGTAAGTGGTTTGcggactagtctatttactGTTCTACTAACTAGCGAATTATCTAATCTTAAAGTTAGTCCAATGACTAGAGTAGGAACTAGTTTGTAGAGCATTATATAGTGTAATGATTTGTCTCTAAACTGATTcattgattagtctattataaaaatcaaatcaattgCTTGGACAAGGAATTAGAATCTTGAAATTGGAATTGTTGTCAATTTGTATGGATTAAGTAGTTTCTTGACTtttatatagactagtccatgaaCTGATATATTGACTGGTCTACTAATAAGCTTATTATCTAATCCATAGATTAGTATATTAACTAGGAACTAGTATACTTACTTAGACTATTATACTATTATATAATTCCTGTTTAAAATCTATCTGTCTATTGACCTTGAACTGATCcattgattagtctatgaaTCTGTATATAGTTAAATCATTTGTTTAGACAAAATATTAGAAACATCGAATTTGAATCGTTGTCAATTTTTATGGATTAGTTTTCTGACTCGTGTATGGACTTGTCTAATCTTTAGTTTatttgactagtttatagactagtctatatatggACCAGTCTATTAACTATCGTATTATCTATTCTAAAGATTATTCTTTTGACTagacaacaaacaaaatagtCTACGACAAGGTTCCCAGAATAGTCTTAGAACTGATCCATTGATTAGTCCATGAATCTGTATATAGTCAAATCattagtctaatctttagtttattgattagtttatactctagtctatacacgGCTTAGTCTATTAATATCTATTCTAAAGAtttattgactagacaatagacaaaatAGTCTACGGCATAGTTCACAGAATAGTCTTTAAACTGATCcattgattagtctatgaaTCTGTTTAGACAAAGTATTAGAAACATCAAATTTGAATCGTGGTCAATTTTTGTGGACTAGTTTTCTGATTCGTCTGTGGACTTGTCTAATCTTTAGTTTATTGACTGGTTTGTactctagtctattaactatcgTATTACCTATTctaaagattagtctatggactagacaatagacaaaatAGTCTATGGCATAGTTCACAGAATAGTCTTTGAACTGGTCTATTAAGCAGTATATAATCAGATGAAAGGTTTACATGAAATTGCGATCTTTTTGTGGATTTTCAATcacttaaatatacaatttatttataaaacttgttaaCTTCTATATTTCTATTCAAGATTAGAGACGACtatgttaataataattaataattaaagacCATAGAACCAGGTTTTAGCTTTAAGTATAATACTGCTCTTacattatgtatttataaatggaaaaaaagtaaataaataacataaccATTTCTCTACACTTGATaatagtttaaacaaaatttctatagcaCTTACagacatttcaaaaaaaatgcattaatttCCAGGTGGTTTAAGTTAATTGTCCCATCAGCATATCCAATGTCACTAGAAATTGTTAACCCAAACAATAGACATataacaacatacatataacGCCACCTTAGTGAAGTTTAGATTGATgataaacttaaaacttaattgtgtctttttttcatttcacaTTTTGTCTCATTACAGGCAgagtgatttttttcaaatgcaaACCATAAAACGCACTATACAAGACCATTGACCGTACCGGACTACAACTAGCAGCCATTGTTTaaggaaacaaaaacaacaacaactactactacaatATACATGCAGTAGAAACAATTAACCAAAGATTTGTCCAACCAAAGGTATGAAGATAATTTGCTGCAAGGCTTAAATGTAAAAGTGACACCAAAGTGCCAACAACGTTTATTCTACACCAGACAAATAGTTTGTCTATGTGACAATAGTTGTTGTGAAATAAGAAAACACTTTATTATTAACTCTAGTGCTGTAGAGCAACAGGATAACAGCGGCCATAACAAGAATGCTGCAAAAATATCATCCAAATCCATTGTCACATTTTCTGGCGCTTCACAATTCTCAAGCAACACACCATAATGTTGTCGATGCTCACACCTTGGCATCAACCATTGCCAATGGTCATGTACAATttcaacaacatcatcagcaCCAGCAGCAACATTCCAATCCCGCCTTGTTAGCGAATCATCACGCACAGAATACAACACACAATCATACTGCCATAGAATTGGCAGCTCAACATTTGAACTCTCATAATTCACCAGCTCATCTACAAAGAGACAACCACCATTCCCACCATCAACATCAACCTCATCATAATAATCAGCTACTTCATCATCATAACCAACGTAATTCACAAAACCACcagcatcaacatcatcatcatcatgcaCAGCAATTAATTGAAGCTGCAGCAGCCGCTACAGCAAATACAACCCTTGATGCTGGCAAATCTTTTACAATAGCCGCCATTTTAGGTTTACAAAAGAGTGCCATGGAGAATACGAGAAAAGAATACACCAACAATGTTATTAACCTATCATTAAATTGTGCTAGCAACCACCATCATCACcccgacaacaacaacagttcACAACCACCCACCAACAGCACACCACTATCCGATATTGAGGATGAGCATGAACCTCATGAACAACCCCATCAGACACAACGCGATTCTCTTAACACTAATAAcaataacagcagcaacaacaacaacaatagagaTGTTAGTAACTTGAATGTGAACAAGTCGAATATTTGCAATAGTTTCATTACTACcaccagcaataacaacaataacaaccacaacaacaccATTACCACCGTCAACAATTCTGTAAATACTTTCAATTGTGATAATACAaatgcaacaacagcagcaactgcAGCTAGCGTTTTAATGAATCATTATTTACCGTCGGCCATGGTAAATGTTTCTAACGGCTCAAATGTGGTAACCTCTGCTCCTCCCTCATTAGTTTCTTTTGCCTCTAGTCCGGTTATGACCCATCAACAACATGCTCGTGCTAATAGTTTTGTTGCTGCAGCAGCTGCTGCAGCCGCCGCCGCTGCTGCTGCTAATGGTGCTCCTTCAGCATTACAAAGTCTGCAACAATTGCATCAGCAACATGCCCATCAGACGAGTTTGAGTTTTCAAAGGGATAAACTAAAAGGTGAGTTTTAAgaggaatttttcgaaaaatatttttttataaaattttcgaaaaataatagaaatttctctttttaatgaaaaatttatcaaaaattgcttttttatagaattttttcaagaaaattaaactttttttcataaaaaatattcaaaatttttttctttctatagaaaattttcaagaaaattatgtttctaaaag
This genomic window contains:
- the LOC111679377 gene encoding GATA zinc finger domain-containing protein 14, whose product is MLQKYHPNPLSHFLALHNSQATHHNVVDAHTLASTIANGHVQFQQHHQHQQQHSNPALLANHHAQNTTHNHTAIELAAQHLNSHNSPAHLQRDNHHSHHQHQPHHNNQLLHHHNQRNSQNHQHQHHHHHAQQLIEAAAAATANTTLDAGKSFTIAAILGLQKSAMENTRKEYTNNVINLSLNCASNHHHHPDNNNSSQPPTNSTPLSDIEDEHEPHEQPHQTQRDSLNTNNNNSSNNNNNRDVSNLNVNKSNICNSFITTTSNNNNNNHNNTITTVNNSVNTFNCDNTNATTAATAASVLMNHYLPSAMVNVSNGSNVVTSAPPSLVSFASSPVMTHQQHARANSFVAAAAAAAAAAAAANGAPSALQSLQQLHQQHAHQTSLSFQRDKLKDHNGKKSSLKNKRVRTIFTPEQLERLEAEFERQQYMVGPERLYLAHTLQLTEAQVKVWFQNRRIKWRKHHLEITQQRLALLRQTQITTNPNGNTETDTINIDTNDDECDDIKREELQELNESRQDTESELSICNDSMDAESILEGDDET